The DNA sequence CACACAGtttcagcagggagcagcagcctgtcAGAACAGATGAGCAGTTGCCAGCTGGGTTGCTGGATCCTGCTGTGCCTTTTGTGCCCATATAGGGCATAGATATAGAATatctgaaagaggaaaaggtcccttccaccctgAGAGagatgccagccctgctcactgcTTGCTGGTGGGCAGTGGGAGGAGTAGTCATCTGATTTCCCCATATGGAATGATGACACCCTAGGTTCCAGGATCCTTGTTCCATCTTTGTCAGCCTGTGTGTcattgtctcttttttttttcacctatgTGTCATTAAAATAAGCCTTCTCTGCAATAAGGGTGAGACCAGAAAAAGTGTGAAGCCCGAGCAGTGCTGTGCATCCTGGCACTGTTCTGTAGTGCTGTTATTCCCCAGGCTTCATCACCAGGTTTTGCACACTTCAGGGATTGCTGATCTGAATTGCCTTAAAACATCCTGGGTTTTGAGTCCTGGTTCTCTGGTGCTGCCTTGGTTTCCTACCCTGCCTCTCCCCACAGCCACATCGGGATCCTCTCTCAGAGCAGCAAGGCACTGGAACATGGAGAGTCCTTGGGCAAGTCTGGGGCACCTCACTGCCACTGGGTATGTAGAGAAAGCTTTAttccctccctttctctctgTCTTGATACCTATTGTATGGCTTTTTCACAGAAAACCCCCTTTCCTAGCTAAAATTGTCCCTCAAGGGATAGCTGAGGCTGCTGtccagcagtgggagacagCGATTGCCTGACTGGGTTTAAACTCAGGACAGGCTCTTCTCCCCTCCAGGTTTTCTGGTTTCTGGAGAGTCACTCCAGATGTGAGGCCTGAGAAATTATATTCTTTCCCAAATGTTTCTTTCCATTTGACTTTTGAATAGCTTTATGAGACATTTCATCCAGTCTGTAGTGGCCAAATTCTTGTCCTTGGAGACTTCCTCTAGCACTGCAGCTTCAGTGTGAaactgttttcttgtttgtcACCCTTGAACATGTGGATTTGTGTTTGGCCTCCTCTTAAGAGGCAGGGAGAGCACCACTCAACTGCCTCTTGTCCATGTTAAACCTTTGAAATACAGAGCTGGTCTAACAATTTCCACCAAAGCCAGTGGcctcctctttctccctccAACATCCTCTAAATAAGCATTAAAGCCTCAACCACTGCCAATGAGGTGACCCCTCAGAATGAGTCTATTATGGTTTTTATAGAATAACACAATGTTTTCCTGTGCTTGCATTAATAGAGGAGCAGTTGCATTGTaattagtatttatttttcaataaacaCCTCGAacttccctgtcctgctgcttccaggGGAGATCTCAGCCCCAGCTACTCGGGGAAGTTAGCAGGGAAGTAGAGAAGGGTGAGACCAGAGGCACCCAGAGGAGGACAGTATAAAACCCCATAAATTATCATCTCAAGAAAGCCTCTAATCAGTGTTTATGGACTTCCTCTGCTAACACACAGGCACTTGTTTTTCCAGGATGAGAGCCCGTGTTTACTGTGAAGACTTTCTGTTCTCAAAGGTGCACAGAACtatggcagagctgtgggggaTTTACTCCAAACCTGTCCCAGCAGACAGCAGAGAGCTATGGACCTTgttcctgcagtgctcctgtATTACAGCAGTGATAGGAGGCCTCTTTTACAACTGGATGTTTGCTTCCCTGGAGTACTCCTGGCACCTCTCCGTTGCCATGGCcatctccctcagcctgctgcttctcctgacTCTCTTTCTGGTGCATCCTGCCCGTTGTGTCTTCACCATGATCATGCCCACCTTAGGGACCAAGCAGGGCCGGAAGCTTCTCTTCTCCACCTGCATCATGATTGCAGTGGTGAACATAACGCCCAACATCATAAGCAACATGAAAACCATACTGCAGGTCATTCAGTGCATCTGCAAGAACTCCTCTGACAGCCTTCTGAACTCAACTACTCTGCTACAGAAAGTTTCCTGGGAGTTTGCAGATGCAGTCCAAGAAGCCACTCATCCCATTTATAAGCCTATGAATGGACATGTTCGCTTTTCATTGTTGCAGAACAGCTCCTTGATTTACCAAAAAATGCACCTTGCTGGTGAGAAAATTAGCAGAGAGTTCTTGTCTGTTGAGGTACTGGTCAAAGACTCAGTACGAGCAGCCAACAGACTGGCTGCTGGATTCCTCATGCTCTATCTCTGCTTTGAGTCCACCTGGTATTTGAAAAATTATCTCACCAACGTTCGCTTTGACAATTTTTACATCACCAAGAAGCTGGAACGTttagccatggacagaagagCAGCTCATCTCCTGGTGGGCTCATCAAAAAAACTCATCAGACCAACAGGCTTGAAGCTGACCAGGGAAGAGGTGGTGCTGTGCCTCGTGCAGGCCATGCTGGTCACCGTGGCCCTGATGCTGATGCTGGTGCTGGTGGCCATGGACCACTTTGCCTTCAGCGTGGCAGACACGGCGGTGAGAAAGGCAGCGCAGTTCTCTGTGGTGCCTGTCACTCTCAGCATCAAATACAAGGTGAGTCCTGGGGTGTCCTGCCCTGTGTGGGGACCCCGTGTCCCTTCAGGGAGGGGGTGGTGGGGATTGCAGTCTTTGTACTCTTATTTACACAATCCTGacttcccttcccagcagcaagCAGGATGAGCAACAGGCTTTGGGGAAGGAGGCAGTGGCACAACCTCGGCTGCTCCTCCCAGTGCATCAGATAGCAGCAGTCACTCTCCAAGTTACAGCCCCTTGGGAGCTTGGAGGGGAGCAAATAGGGCCTCATGCTGCAAAGGCACTGCTAGACCAGGCAGCCAGATGTCCTTGTGTCTCCATGTGACAGTGGTGACAGAGGTTTTCAGGTGAAgggagaatgttgactccatgttcagaaggcttgatttattattttatgatatatatatattacattgtaactatactaaaaagaaaaagaaggaaaggtttcctcagaaggctaagctaagaatagaatagaatgaataacaaagatctgtgtctcggacagagagtccaagctatctggtctgtggttggccattaattgtaaacattcaaGATGGCCCAATCAGACAAAacctgatgcattccacagcagcagaaaaccatTGTTCACATCTTGTTGCCgaaactgcagcttctcagaaggaaaaatcctaagaaaggatttttcataaaagatgtctgcgacatctccAGGCTCCTTCCCTAAG is a window from the Ammospiza nelsoni isolate bAmmNel1 chromosome 12, bAmmNel1.pri, whole genome shotgun sequence genome containing:
- the OCSTAMP gene encoding osteoclast stimulatory transmembrane protein, yielding MESPWASLGHLTATGMRARVYCEDFLFSKVHRTMAELWGIYSKPVPADSRELWTLFLQCSCITAVIGGLFYNWMFASLEYSWHLSVAMAISLSLLLLLTLFLVHPARCVFTMIMPTLGTKQGRKLLFSTCIMIAVVNITPNIISNMKTILQVIQCICKNSSDSLLNSTTLLQKVSWEFADAVQEATHPIYKPMNGHVRFSLLQNSSLIYQKMHLAGEKISREFLSVEVLVKDSVRAANRLAAGFLMLYLCFESTWYLKNYLTNVRFDNFYITKKLERLAMDRRAAHLLVGSSKKLIRPTGLKLTREEVVLCLVQAMLVTVALMLMLVLVAMDHFAFSVADTAVRKAAQFSVVPVTLSIKYKAEMGIVPFLYKLFWRPPEALLLRDFNKTYHHQLIFSSAQCRISPPGPPSPSVLLVVGLLFCILYGSALLEPFARRLCRGIAASFFPGREDERVLHLYGKLARRQGREQSPAKGAWGSQGHGCTAGTTARASAAGSRVSLSRVREVFGAWEKILKKKPTKP